The DNA sequence GGCGAATGCCGATGCCAACGCCGGTGGGTAGCGAGTAACCCCGACGGCGGCTTGATCGGCGAGCAAGTCACGGTCCTCGTCGAACAGCGCCGTCGAGCGACCGACGACGAACGACGAGAACGGCTTGAGCACACCGCTCGAGCACCGGTCGACCAGCGACGCGACCTCGGTCCCGAGCTCGGCGTCGCCGTCCTTGGCTCGCACCAACAGCTCGGCGACGACACCCTCGAGTTGCATCCGGTCGAGCGCTTCGACCAGGCCCTGGGTGATGACGAGCGTGACCCCGCTCGGATCGGCGACGGTCATCGCATTGCGGGCTGCGTCGTCGAGCACGATCACCTCGGGTTCGACGACACCCGTGGACAGGCTGAGGCCCTCGACCAGGTTGACCAGGCGGGCATGCGCCATCTCGTTCGGCGGCCGACCGTTGATCGCCGACAATACGTTGGCGGCGGGCTGCTTGGTCGTGGGGAACACGAGCACCGCAGCGACCACGATGGCGACGACGATCCCGATGAACCACGGCCAACCCAGGAGGAGCAACAGCACGACCAGCGGAATCGCAAGCGCCAGCGCCACGACGCCGGTGATCGTCAACAGAATGGAACGCAGGTGCGGATTGGAAGTCAGCGGGATGCCTCCAGAGCGGAACCGGGCCAGGCTATCGGAGCCGACTCCGACGGGTGTGCGAACCGTCGAGCATCGCTACCCGAGAAGGCGTTCGTAACGCTCGAGATAGGCGTCGACGAGGCGATCCATCGAGAACTCCTGGGCCCGTTCCCGGCCACGTTCGATCTGGTGGACCACCTCGGGCGAGCGTTCCAGCGCCCGTTCGATCGCCCGCGCCAGCGCATCGGCATCGCCGACGGCGAAGAGACCGGCGTCGGTGCCGTTGCGACTGGTGAGCCGATACGCGTCGATGTCGCTCGCGACCACGGGTGTTCCGGCCGCCATTCCCTCGAGAAGGACCACCCCGAAGCTCTCGCCCCCGAGCGACGGGACACAGAAAACGTCGGCCGCTGCGATGGCTGCCAGCTTGTCGACCTCCGACATGGGACCCATCCACATCAGCCGGGGATTGTCGGCGTTGGCCTCTCGCAGCGCCGCCGTTTCGGGTCCCGTCCCACCGATCCACACGGTGACGTTCTCGGGCAACTGTCGCGACGCTTCCAGCAGGACCGCCAGACCCTTCCGGGGTTCGTGGCGAGCGAGGAAGAAGACGGTGGGGCCGCCGGTCGGCGCCGGCGCAGCGTTGGCGAAGCGGGCCACGTCGATGCCGTTGAACAGCACCTCGTAGTCGCTCCCGAGATGCCGGCTGGCCATTCGGGCGGCCTCGTCGCTGACGGCGACGCGAACGTCGAGTCGGGTCACGAGGCGCCGCAGAAGTGGGCGCAGGTAGCGATAGACGGAGATCTCACCACTGGCGTGGAAGGTGCCGACCAGCGGCACCGGCTTCACGACAAGCGCCGTGAGCGTGGGTCCAGGCGCCAGTGGTTCGTGCAGGTGGAGCAGGTCGAAGCGTTCGTCCCAGATCGCCCCGAGCGCCCGGAGCTGGGCCGCGGGATCGGGAGCGACCGGCGCGTACGACCCGTTCTGGGCGTAGGGCATCGAGTTGCCGAGCGGAGTGATCCAGGGTTCGGGCGGCAGACCATCGCATGGGGCAAGCACCTGGACGTCGATGCCGCGCGCTCGCATCGACCGGGCAAGCCCCAGAACCTGCGCCTGGACACCGCCCCACACGCCCATGCTGTAGGGGCAGATCATGCCGACACGCACGCCGTTCAGCCCTGATCAAAGAGTGGCTCGAGCACGTGCCACTGGTCGGGTGCGCGGTCGATCAGCCGCTCGAGTTCGGTGGCGATGCGCTGGGTCACTCTCGCCAGCTCGGGCTTGAGTCGCGCCGACGGGTCGACGTCGATGCGATCGCCGATCACGCAGTGGTGCCCGAGCCGCTGGTCCTGTTCGTCGGACACGGCGAAGTAGACGGCACAGGGGTGCAGCGGCGCGCCGGTTCGCCGGGCCAGCATCGCCGGGCCGGCTGGCAGGGTGGTCGAGCGGCCGAAGAAGTCGACCTCGATCCCGCCGCCCGCCAGATCTCGATCGCTGAGCAGACAGACGACGTGACGCTGGCGGACGGCCTCGGTCAACGCCGCAAACGCCGAACCGTCGGCCGGGATGACCTGGACGCCGTACGACGATCGCAGCTCGGTGAACCACTCGAAGAGATCGTCGGGCTGGAGCCGTTCGACCACGGCACTCACCGGGATCTCCGCCACCCGTCCGAGATAGGCAGCCGCCCACTCCCACCCGCCGAGATGGGGAAGGGCCAGGATCGGGCCCTGCCCGTTGGCCCGAGCGGAACGGATGTGTTCGTAGCCAGTGACTCGCAACCCTCGTTCGAGCGTGGCCGCAGGGAGGTCGGGCATACGAAGGGTCTCGGCCCAGTACCTGGCGTACGACGCCATCGCGGCTCTCACCAGCTCGTCGATCGCTGGCTCGTCGAGCTCGGGGCGGACGACCGCGAGGTTGGCGGCAAGCGCACGAGCCTTCGGCGAACGTCGAGCGCCCACACCGAAACCGATCACTTCCGCGACCGAGATCAGCGACCGGAGGGGCAGCCGCCGGCTGACCGAGGCGCCGAATCGATAGAGCCGCAGCTCCCTACTCGACACGCAACCCGCTTCGTTCGCCGCACTTCGTTCGACGCACGTCGCCGGCGCTCCCGCGATCGATCAGGGCTGGCGGCGGCTGCGAACCGGCGAGCGACGGCTCCGCCGGGCGGCGCGAGCCTGGCGACGGCGGGCCGCCGATGGCGACCGGGCCGGCATGGGTCGACCGACGCTGGCCTGCTTCCACACCTTCACGAAGCGGAAGGCAGCGGTGGCCGCCGTCAGGGCGAGCATCAGCCAGAGCACCGGAACGAAGAATTCGTTGAACAACAGCCCGAGGCCGAGCACGACGAACCGCTCGGCCCGCTCCATGAGACCACCGCGAGCGTCGAAGCCCAGCGATTCCGCCTTGGCCCGCTGATACGACACCAATGAAGCCGCGATGTAGAGGCCGAAGGGCAGCAACGCCATGCGCGGGTCGTAGCCCCCACCGCCGCCCGCCAGGTACCAACCGGCGCCGGCGAACATCAGACCGTCGCTCAGTCGATCCGAGACCGAGTCGAAATACGCGCCCCTCGGGCCGGACGTGCCGCCGGCTTTGGCCACCGCCCCGTCGAGTGCGTCGGGCAGACCGGTGAGCACGAGTAACAGGAACGCCACGCGGAAGTTGCCGGTGCCGATGGCAACGGCGCAACCGGCGGCCATGGCCACACCGAGCGCCGTGATGAGATCGGGTGAGACACCCACTCGGTTCAGCGTGCTGCCGATGGGCGACACGACCTTCTCGAAGTTGGTGCGGAACGAGCCGTCGAACATCGCAACAGCCTATCGGGTGCTTGCAGATGGCGGGGTGAGCAAGCACTAGAGTCTGGCGATGGCCGACCGCTACGACGCACTCACGCCCACCAACCTCATCGCCACCCTCCGCTCGTTCGAGCGCCGCTACGGCGCCGTGACCGGACCGATGCGCAGCGATCCCGAACTGCTGGCCCGAGCCGATGCTCCCGGTCCCGACGGCGACTCGATGGTCGACCTGTGCAACCGGGCGCTGCGTGCGGTCTCGATGCTCGGCGCCGAGGCGGAGCGCATCGCCACCCACGTCGATCCGGTCAGCCCGGCGGCGGCATTCGATCCCGAGACCTGGGCCGACGGCTCCGCCCCGGTGGCCACCATGGCGGAGGCCACCGATGTCATCGCGTCGACCGCCAATCAGCTGGCCGATCGCCTCGACGGGCTCCAGAGCGACGAATGGAATCGGACCACCACGATCACCGGCGGCGGTTCGATGTCGCTGATCGATGTCGTGCGTGCCATCGCACGTGAGGGCGTCGAGACCCTCCGTCGAGCCGAGCGTCAGTTGGAGTGGCTCCAGTCCTGACCCGGCGCACGGCGGCCGATCAGGCGTCGAGTTCGGACCAGTCCTCGGGGTTGTCCTCGACGAACTGCTCGACGATCGAGCCGTCGACCCCGTCGACCAGCACCAGACCCCGCTTGGTGGGAGGGTTGTCGGCCGAGTAGAGCAGGATCCGCCAGGTGGGGCGACTCAGCAGACCGCGCCAGCCGAGCTGGGCCGAGGCGTGACCGATCGGGAACCCGACCTCGCGGCTCGACGCGACCAGAGCGTCTCGCTCGTCGATCTCGAGATTCACGCCGGCGACGATGCTGTAGACACCGACCACGGCCAGGATGATCCCGGCGGCGAGGATTCCCGAGTTCATCAACACGCCCGCACCGTTGACGGCGTAGCCGATCACCAGACAGGCGGCGATGGCGAGATAGATGAAGCCCGGTATCCGGCGCCGATTGTTGTTCGGGAACAGGTAGTCCTCGTGATCGACCAGGCCCGGTTGGAGGTCGGCAGGCAGCTCGTCGACATGATCGTCAGCGATCGAGTCGTCTGCGGTCGAGTCTTCGGGTTCGCTCACGTCGGGAACGGTAACGACTCGGGCCACGCTTCACGTAGTCGTGCCCAGGTGTCGCGCAAGGTCATCGGCAACACTCGGGTCTCGGCGATCGCCGTCATGAAGTTGGTGTCGGCGTTCCAACGAGGCACGACGTGCACGTGCAGGTGGTCGGGCTCGGATCCCCCACCGGCTTCGCCCTCGTTGACCCCGATGTTGAGCCCCTGGGGCCGGAACGCGGTGCGAATCGCCTGTGAAGCCAGACGCACCGTGCGCCACAGTTCGTCGAAGGTCTCGGCATCGAGCTCGTCGATGCTCGCCGCCTTGGCGATCGGCAACACCATGCAGTGGCCCGAGGTGTACGGGAACACGTTGAGCACGCAGAACGTCCGCTCTCCCCGCCACACGATGTAGGTCTGATCGTCGGGCAAGCCGGACTGTTCGATCGACTCGAAGAGCGATCGTCCCGCCACCCGAGCGGGCTCGTTCAGCGGTTGACCGTCGGCGGCATTGCCGGTGCCGAAGGCCGCGAGCTTCCAGCCCGCCCACAGGCGATCGAGGTCACCCATCGATCAGGCGTGACTCTCGATGTCGGCCTGGATACGAGCGATGAAGTCGTCGATCGGGATGTCCCGCTCGACCGCTCCCCCGCGCGGATTGACACCGGCGGTGCCGGCCGCAACGTCGTCGGCCCCGACCACCAACACATACGGCACCTTGTGGGTCTTGCCGTTGCGGATGCGCTTGCCGAGCTGATCACCGACGACGACCTCGGACCGCAGCCCGAGTTCGTTGAACCGCTCGTCGAGCTGGCGGGCGTAGTCGGCGTGATCGTCGGACACGGGCAGCACCTGGATCTGGACCGGTGCCAGCCACACGGGGAACGCGCCGGCGAAGTGCTCGACCAGCACCCCGAAGAAGCGCTCGACGGAACCGAAGAGCGCTCGGTGGAGCATCACCGGCCGATGGGCGGCTCCGTCGTCGCCGATGTACTCGAGCTCGAACCGCTCGGGCAGGTTGAAGTCGTACTGGATGGTGGACAGCTGCCAGGCCCGGCCGATCGCGTCGCGTACCTTGATGTCGATCTTGGGCCCGTAGAACGCACCGCCGCCCTCATCGACCTCGTAGGGAATCTCCTCGGCCACGAGCGCCGCACGCAGATGCTCGATCGCTTCGTTCCACCCCTCGTCGGTACCGACCGACTTCTCGGGCGGGCGAGTCGACAGCATGGCCTCGAACTCCTCGAACCCGAAGGCCCGCAGGACCGACAGCACGAAACCGAGCAGGCTGCGGATCTCACCGTTGGCCTGCTCCTGGGTGCAGTAGATGTGGCTGTCGTCCTGGGTGAACCCACGGATACGGAGCAGACCGTGCAGGGCGCCCGACAGCTCGTAGCGGTAGACCGTGCCGAGTTCGTAGAGGCGGAGCGGAAGCTCGCGGTAGGAACGTTGACGCGAGCGATACACCAGGTTGTGCATCGGGCAGTTCATCGGCTTCGGGTAGTACTTGCCGTTGTCCATCTCCATCGGGGGGTACATGGACTCGGCGTAGAAGTCGAGGTGCCCGGAGATCTCGAACAGCTTCGAGTTGGCGAGGTGCGGGGTGTACGCAAACTCGTAGCCACCGTTCTGATGGCGCTCCCGCGAGTAGTCCTCCATCAGCTTGCGGACGACGGCACCCTTGGGGTGCCACACGGCAAGGCCACCACCCAGTTCGGACGGGAACGACAGCAGATCGAGCTCGTTCGCCAGCTTGCGATGGTCGCGTAGCGCTGCCTGTTCGAGCCGGTCGAGGTGCTCGGCCAGGGCCTGCTTGGAGTCCCACGCCGTGCCGTAGATGCGC is a window from the Acidimicrobiales bacterium genome containing:
- a CDS encoding glycosyltransferase family 4 protein; the encoded protein is MRVGMICPYSMGVWGGVQAQVLGLARSMRARGIDVQVLAPCDGLPPEPWITPLGNSMPYAQNGSYAPVAPDPAAQLRALGAIWDERFDLLHLHEPLAPGPTLTALVVKPVPLVGTFHASGEISVYRYLRPLLRRLVTRLDVRVAVSDEAARMASRHLGSDYEVLFNGIDVARFANAAPAPTGGPTVFFLARHEPRKGLAVLLEASRQLPENVTVWIGGTGPETAALREANADNPRLMWMGPMSEVDKLAAIAAADVFCVPSLGGESFGVVLLEGMAAGTPVVASDIDAYRLTSRNGTDAGLFAVGDADALARAIERALERSPEVVHQIERGRERAQEFSMDRLVDAYLERYERLLG
- a CDS encoding phosphatidylinositol mannoside acyltransferase, which gives rise to MSSRELRLYRFGASVSRRLPLRSLISVAEVIGFGVGARRSPKARALAANLAVVRPELDEPAIDELVRAAMASYARYWAETLRMPDLPAATLERGLRVTGYEHIRSARANGQGPILALPHLGGWEWAAAYLGRVAEIPVSAVVERLQPDDLFEWFTELRSSYGVQVIPADGSAFAALTEAVRQRHVVCLLSDRDLAGGGIEVDFFGRSTTLPAGPAMLARRTGAPLHPCAVYFAVSDEQDQRLGHHCVIGDRIDVDPSARLKPELARVTQRIATELERLIDRAPDQWHVLEPLFDQG
- a CDS encoding CDP-alcohol phosphatidyltransferase family protein, producing the protein MFDGSFRTNFEKVVSPIGSTLNRVGVSPDLITALGVAMAAGCAVAIGTGNFRVAFLLLVLTGLPDALDGAVAKAGGTSGPRGAYFDSVSDRLSDGLMFAGAGWYLAGGGGGYDPRMALLPFGLYIAASLVSYQRAKAESLGFDARGGLMERAERFVVLGLGLLFNEFFVPVLWLMLALTAATAAFRFVKVWKQASVGRPMPARSPSAARRRQARAARRSRRSPVRSRRQP
- a CDS encoding HIT domain-containing protein, coding for MGDLDRLWAGWKLAAFGTGNAADGQPLNEPARVAGRSLFESIEQSGLPDDQTYIVWRGERTFCVLNVFPYTSGHCMVLPIAKAASIDELDAETFDELWRTVRLASQAIRTAFRPQGLNIGVNEGEAGGGSEPDHLHVHVVPRWNADTNFMTAIAETRVLPMTLRDTWARLREAWPESLPFPT
- the thrS gene encoding threonine--tRNA ligase — encoded protein: MSEISVKLPDESVRALPEGSTAADLAASIGARLAKDALIAVVDGTPQDLDVALADGQSVAIVTPSSPEGLHTIRHSTAHVLAQAVLELYPGATFAIGPAIADGFYYDFELPGKATFSDDDLEAIDAKMREIIKARQPFVRTEASPAEALELMAQHPYKQSIIDAVSGNGGALDDELATEAGGDVISFYRNTDAFVDMCVGPHVPHTGHLGHFKLMSVAGAYWRGSEKNPMLQRIYGTAWDSKQALAEHLDRLEQAALRDHRKLANELDLLSFPSELGGGLAVWHPKGAVVRKLMEDYSRERHQNGGYEFAYTPHLANSKLFEISGHLDFYAESMYPPMEMDNGKYYPKPMNCPMHNLVYRSRQRSYRELPLRLYELGTVYRYELSGALHGLLRIRGFTQDDSHIYCTQEQANGEIRSLLGFVLSVLRAFGFEEFEAMLSTRPPEKSVGTDEGWNEAIEHLRAALVAEEIPYEVDEGGGAFYGPKIDIKVRDAIGRAWQLSTIQYDFNLPERFELEYIGDDGAAHRPVMLHRALFGSVERFFGVLVEHFAGAFPVWLAPVQIQVLPVSDDHADYARQLDERFNELGLRSEVVVGDQLGKRIRNGKTHKVPYVLVVGADDVAAGTAGVNPRGGAVERDIPIDDFIARIQADIESHA